A window of the Loxodonta africana isolate mLoxAfr1 chromosome 3, mLoxAfr1.hap2, whole genome shotgun sequence genome harbors these coding sequences:
- the IGSF8 gene encoding immunoglobulin superfamily member 8, translating to MGALGPTLLPPPPPLLLLLLMLGSGCCAREVLVPEGPLYRVIGTAVSIFCNVTGYDGLAQQDFEWFLYRPEAPEAALGIVSTKDTRFSYAIFGPRVAAGEIQVQRLQGDAVVLKIARLQAQDAGIYECYTPSTDTQYLGSYSGKVELRALPDVLQVSAALPGPRGRQAPASPPRLTVHEGQELALGCLARTSTQKHTHLAVSFGRAMPEAPVGRATLQEVVGLRADLAVEVGAPYAERLAAGEVQLGKEGADRYRMVVGGAQADDAGTYHCTASEWIQDPDGSWAQIGEKRAVLAHVDVQTLSSQLAVAVGPGERRIGPGEPLELLCNVSGALPPPGRHAAYSVGWEMAPAGAPGPGRLVAQLDTEGVGSLGPGYEGRHIAMEKVASRTYRLRLEAARPGDAGTYRCLAKAYVRGSGARLREAASARSRPLPVHVREEGVVLEAVAWLAGGTVYRGETASLFCNISVRGGPPGLRLAANWWVERPEEGELGTAPAQLVGGMDQDGVAELGVRPGGGPVSVELVGPRSHRLRLHSLGPQDEGVYHCAPSAWVQHADYSWYQAGSARSGPVTVYPYTHALDTLFVPLLVGTGVALVTGATVLGTITCCFMKRLRKR from the exons ATGGGCGCCCTCGGCCCGacgctgctgccgccgccgccgccactgctgctgctcctgctaATGCTGG GAAGTGGGTGCTGTGCCCGGGAGGTGCTGGTCCCTGAGGGGCCCCTGTACCGAGTGATTGGCACAGCTGTCTCCATCTTCTGCAATGTCACCGGCTATGATGGCCTTGCCCAGCAGGACTTCGAGTGGTTCCTGTACAGGCCCGAAGCCCCGGAAGCTGCACTGGGCATTGTCAGTACCAAGGACACCCGGTTCTCCTATGCCATCTTTGGGCCCCGTGTGGCGGCTGGTGAGATTCAGGTGCAGCGTCTGCAGGGTGATGCTGTTGTGCTCAAGATTGCCCGTCTGCAGGCCCAGGATGCTGGCATTTATGAGTGCTACACACCCTCCACTGATACCCAGTACCTGGGCAGCTACAGCGGCAAGGTGGAGCTGAGAG CTCTCCCAGATGTCCTGCAGGTGTCTGCTGCCCTCCCAGGGCCCCGAGGCCGCCAGGCCCCAGCCTCGCCCCCTCGCCTGACTGTGCATGAGGGCCAGGAGCTGGCCCTGGGCTGCCTGGCGCGGACGAGCACACAGAAGCACACACACCTGGCTGTGTCCTTTGGGCGAGCTATGCCCGAGGCACCAGTAGGGCGAGCGACTCTGCAGGAGGTGGTGGGACTCCGGGCAGACTTGGCCGTGGAGGTGGGAGCTCCCTATGCTGAGCGGCTGGCTGCAGGGGAGGTGCAGCTGGGCAAGGAGGGGGCTGACCGGTACCGCATGGTGGTGGGAGGCGCCCAGGCGGACGACGCAGGCACCTACCACTGCACAGCCTCCGAGTGGATTCAGGATCCTGATGGCAGCTGGGCCCAGATTGGGGAGAAGAGGGCTGTCCTGGCCCACGTGGATGTGCAGACGTTGT CCAGCCAGCTGGCAGTGGCTGTGGGGCCTGGTGAACGTCGGATTGGCCCCGGGGAGCCCTTGGAACTGCTGTGCAATGTGTCGGGGGCACTACCCCCTCCAGGCCGTCATGCTGCCTACTCTGTGGGCTGGGAGATGGCACCTGCAGGGGCACCTGGGCCTGGCCGCCTGGTAGCTCAGCTGGACACAGAGGGTGTGGGCAGCCTAGGCCCTGGCTATGAGGGCCGGCACATTGCCATGGAGAAGGTGGCATCCAGGACCTACCGGCTACGGCTGGAGGCTGCCAGGCCTGGTGACGCGGGCACCTACCGCTGCCTTGCCAAAGCCTACGTCCGAGGGTCTGGGGCCCGGCTTCGTGAAGCAGCCAGCGCCCGCTCCCGGCCCCTCCCTGTGCACGTGCGGGAGGAAG GTGTGGTGCTGGAGGCAGTGGCATGGTTAGCAGGAGGCACAGTGTACCGGGGAGAGACTGCTTCCCTGTTCTGCAACATCTCTGTGCGGGGTGGCCCCCCAGGGCTGCGGCTGGCTGCCAACTGGTGGGTGGAGCGGCCGGAGGAAGGGGAACTGGGCACTGCCCCTGCCCAGCTGGTGGGTGGCATGGACCAGGACGGTGTGGCAGAGCTGGGGGTCCGGCCCGGAGGAGGCCCTGTCAGTGTGGAGCTGGTGGGGCCCCGAAGCCACCGGCTGAGACTGCACAGCTTGGGGCCCCAGGATGAAGGCGTGTACCACTGCGCCCCCAGCGCCTGGGTGCAGCATGCTGACTACAGCTGGTACCAGGCAGGCAGTGCCCGCTCGGGGCCAGTCACAGTCTACCCCTACACGCATG CCCTGGACACCCTGTTCGTGCCTCTGCTGGTGGGCACAGGGGTTGCCCTAGTCACCGGAGCCACCGTTCTCGGCACCATCACCTGCTGCTTCATGAAGAGACTGCGCAAACGGTGA